The following nucleotide sequence is from Malania oleifera isolate guangnan ecotype guangnan chromosome 4, ASM2987363v1, whole genome shotgun sequence.
GTCCTGGTAGTTGGTTCTTTATGGCCTGACATGATATGCCATGCCTTGCTAAATAATGCAAGTGAGCTAGACattaaaaaatattctaaaatttcaaaataaaataagtcaaaaaataaaaattgcgtGAACATACCAATCTGCAAATCCAACAATGTTCCAATCGCTAAAAAAATAACAATGGTTATTGCCGTATGGACCTCATTAAAATGATCATCATCATCACGCATGCTCCGTTTGGAAATCCAACCAGTCTAAGAAAGCGCCCTCATTGAGAACTTAAGCCCCATCCAATAAAAATAGTAACCCTTGTACTTACACTAGACATAATAGAGATCAGACAATGAACTTGCCACCTAGAATTTTTGACTAGGAAACCCAAAGAACAATTAGAAGCTCCACTGCAAACATAAATCACAGAAGATTCTTAGGGGGGCAAAAAGAGGGAGTGGGGGATGGATACTAAAATTTCCAACTCATGACAGTGTTAATTACAATAATTATCTTCCTTAATTGGTATTTTGGGGTGAACGATACATGATATGATGCACATTCCATTTGATGCATAGAAAGTAAATAATGCTAAAGATAAAATTATGATCGATTGATCGTGGTATTTTATGAGCAATACATAGAAAGTCGTATTCCTTCCCCACGGTCAAGACAAAAACAGCATACAGCAGGTATAATATAATGCCTCCTTTGTCCTCTCTCCAATTGGCATTGGTGTATGTAATGTTAACCCAACTCCAGCATTCCCACCATTCACATATACACTGACAGATTCCATGGCAGAAAggaattcaaaaatcaagaaacgCCCCATGATTAACAGTATACTCTCTTGAACGTCAATTGGCTCAATAGAAAAgaacatggagagagagagagagagagagagggagagagagagagaggaacaatATTCACATAAACGCCCCCCTCCCAAATATAGTTGAAGTCAAAAAGACTAATAGCATGCTTACTTGATATATGCTTCAATCTTGATGGTGCGATACTTGAAAGAACACAGAGAGAAGTCGGCCCATCAAGGGAAAGAGAGATTGAGAAGAAGAGACAGACTGTCCAGGTGTCGAATCAGAGATTGAGGGGAGAGATTGTTGTCTGCAGGGTCACATAGGAAAGAGAGAATCAAGAGACAAAATTGGGTTTTGGCTTGCAGAATTGCTGCAAAAGTGGGATTTCGTTTTCTATTTTTGGTGGCAATTTTTGGTTGAAAAAGGGCAACTAaatacagtaacattttattttttgACTTATGAAATCACTAAATTAATTCTCAGTGTAAAACTTGCATTAAAGTTAAGCACCAAAACTTTTAGTCAGTATTTATTTTGTTTGACTGCATCATACAGGTCCATAAATGTCtgtgtttttaaatttaaatatcagagtatCTTGACTAATTTAAAAGGTGGGGGAATTGAGAGTTGTCAAAACAAAGAGGTGAATGCAGTGTGGAGTGAGAATGTAAACAGACAGAGGAACTTACTCTCCTGAGCCACTGGATAGGGCAATGATAGGGGCAAGATCTTCCCCTTCAATAAATGGAAATGCTGTGAACCTGCACATGTATCAAAAAGCATAAGACATTGTCACAATATGAGGGTCAGTTTATCatcaaattaaattaaaagaTGCCTCATTGCATTCAAAGACGAGTCAAATGCCCTCACTTCAAGCATTGAACCAGTTATACACACAATGCCATCAAAAGATGTAAATCAGCCTTCCTCCCTAGCACCGAAGTTCAGCAATAAGAATAATGAATCAATCATATAGAAAAACAACTTCAATCTCCCAGTAAAGCAAGGTAAAAACGACAGTCAATATTGGAATCTGTTTTACAAATAAACGAAGCAAACTGGCACAAAATGTATACCTTGGTTCAATCCATGTACATTCCTGCGACCTATCGATAGCCTGCGGACTAAATACAGTATTCCTGTGATATGTAAGGGTCCTAAGGGAATAATAACAATTCTGCTGACCACAAAGAAAATATATCCTGTCTGCCAACTCTGTTTCTTCTCCAGCTGACAATGAGAATGAGGAAACACCAAGAAAAAATACCTGATTTCCTAAGCTGTTCAGCTTGACCCATGTCCTGTGCAGCcaataatacctgaaaacatgcaaATGCTCACTATAACATACCAGTAAAAGCTCCCCATCAGACTCAACCAATTGCAACCTGTACCAAAATGAGATGCATCTAATTGATTCCAAATTTGTAAGCAGATTCCAATCACATTATGTAGCATTGAAGGCACCCAAAATACCACCCCTGAAAACGCAATAGAAAGTACCTTGGCTGTAAACCACATCCTCAATTACCTAGGAAAGCTTATTGAAAGTATACATTTCCACTCTTGATCACCATTGCAGTAGATGCAAATGACAATCAATTGATCACTTTTTGAACTTTGCAACACAAAGTACATGCAATCTTGAGCTGTTGGAATAGAGGAGAATGTGGCTCTGTTGAAGGTGATGCTTAGTTTGGGTAGTCTAATAATCTCCCCACTAAAAGGATTGTAAACAAATGGATCTGTAAATTTTTGCACAAGCAACCAGCCATATTTTGAAGCACAAATTGATGCACCAAAAATATCCCCCCTATCTTCCTGCGTCATTATGTGTTTAATACTGCAAGTAACATTCACAGATGCAAGGTGGAATTTACAAATACTCAGGATATTGCCATCCCAAACCCATTTATGGGTCATTAGGCATGGCAGTTTATTTACAGGTATAACTTGGGAAAACTGGACGCGTCGCCAGCCACTGCAAACAGCACGAACATGGATTTGGTCTGACAAGTGAATTTGCTCCATAATCATACCCAGAATATCAATGGAGAGGTAAGACGATGTCCTTCTATCTGTTTCTTTTTCCTTGCCATCACATTCATCCAACCTTTTGTGCACTTCTTCCATGAAGCCTAGTAGCTTATTGAATACGAACTGTATATTGATTGCTACAAAAATCAGGAACCAATTAAATCAACATAGAATAAAACACTGAAAATTAACATGTCACACTACATAAAGGGTGCTTTATGGTACAGGACATGATTGCTCGATGAACTACTGAACTTTTACACAATATTTTCTGCACAACAAAAATGTTCATCAAATAATTGCTACGCAAGTAATGCAAAGAGAATAAATGAACTGCCATAATTTATAACACTTAATAATTTTTCAATCATCTCTGGCATTAGATATGGGTTTTCATTATGAAAATTACTTCAATGGACCAAAGTATGCTACAAAAATGCATGTCAAAGAAAAACACCAGTACTCCACAATGAACAAagagttttttaccaaaatattaataaaaaaaataaaaaacacaataaTGAGTGAATTGgggaaaaattacaaaattatacccaaccgacttttggaaagtcggtttgggcttaaaaaaacaaaaaacaaaaaaaaaacttgcgGCCAGGTTGTGTCGTTGtcagcaataaaaaaaaatttgacttgTCAATGCATTAATGAGGGGAGAGAGGAGACaagagagagaggggagggggTACTTCGCAGGGGGGGTATGATTGCAAGGGGGGCTGTGGGAGTGAGCCTGTCAGGCGCAAGCACGGGGGGAacaaagagaggagagagaagaggggGGTCAGATtgcacataaaaaataaaaaataaaaaaataaaggggTGAGGGACATGTTAGGAGGAGGAAAgaggatataaaaaaaaaaatgcggcCGGGTGAGTCGGAGTCCTCGTTGtcaacaacaataaaaaaaaaaatgaggctTGTCAGGGCATTAATgaggggagagaggagagaggggagagaggggaggggggtaGTTCACAGGGGGGGCGGGGGGGTTCTGATTTcaagcataaaaaaaataaaggggTGAGGGACAGGTGGTATCAGGAgggggagagagaagagagagagaagaggggggGTCACTCAGGTTAAAGGGGAGATGGgatggggggagagagagagagaaggggatgGGATGGatgcaaaaaaaaattatttattattgtcaaaaaatgttttttttttaaggatgggacaggagagaggagagagaggggggCCGGCTCTGCATGCATGGCATGGCCATGCGTACGAAGCAGGGgtgtaaaaattttttttttttttttaaagtgagcaaaatgacttttgaaaagtcagtttggtaaaaaaaattttaatattttttttaaaggatgggATAGTTGCATGCGTGGGTGTGTGAATTGTGTCCAAACCGAATTTTGGAAAGTCAGTTTGGTTCCTTCCATGCATGCGCGGAcgaccccccctcccccccacgGCTCCGGCCGGGAATTGGTGGTATTGTTGTTGTTCCCGATACATTGGGGGTGGGCTGCTTTGTGTGGACTATACTGATGCTGATACCCCCTATATGGCATATGGGAAGAAGAGGCCTCTGCGTGCCAGATGGAGGTCTGTGCCGATGTGAACTGCGGTGTTGATGCTCCCCAATCACCTTGCATCCATTGGGATGGTTGGGTGGGACCCCCCCCTCAACTCGAACACGACCCGCCACGGCTCCAGCGAGGTCCACTACGACCTCTCCTATGTGACACCTGCTCAGTAACTGCAACATCATCATCCGATTCGGGGCCCTCCGCATCAGCACGGGGAGACCTGTGAATTGACCGACGAGCTTCCTCAGCGACAAACTACATACATGCCTCCACAATCGGTCTAGTGGGACATGTCGGGACATGGTCTAACAAGTGGATGCTCCCCATCATGTGCTgctacaaaaaaatatattttgaaagtaCCAATAAGTTAATGATAAAGTCAGGGTCTGTTCCTTACATGCGTTCAGCAATTTTTTTCACTCACCACTGTCATGTGTAAACTGAGGGTTCTGCTCACGCAACGAATCGTGATGGACTGGTACCAGTCATTATATCCGTCGTTCGCTTGTGGATGCCTAGGAAGTGGAAACTCCCTAAGTATGTAGACGGCATTGTCCAGTCTGTGTTGCCACATCTGGATGGTATGCTCGTACTTATTGCGCCAGTTGATTTGATGACTGCCGCGCTGGTCACAGTCGTGTAGATCCGAATTATGGTTGTCAGGGTCGTAACCTATCTAAGTTGGACAAGGGATCTACTGCCTCAGCCCAAACTGCCGCATTACACGATCCGGCAAGCGCCACTCCATGATCTGAAAGCAAATCATAGGAGTACGAACTAGCCAAACTTGTACACCTATGAGGCATATAGGGGGTAGATTCACGTAAACATCTGCAGTGTTCGGCATCCATATAAACTGCTAACAATGAATTTAGGTCAGAAAATTACTACGAATAGTAAACGTTCCGAACCCATATTGAATGATTCAAATGCAATAAATATAGTATTACATGGTCCTCACgcatcatatcaatgtcatacCGATATGACCACAGAGTATGCTAAGGGATGTGCGcggtgtcacggtccgactattttcacaccgttgtgaagggccgtgcagcgctagctaaagcacgcttgcttaactagccagcctatcgtttaccaacattcatccacgaagcactttcattaacattcattcagatagcagcggaaacaataatcaattcatgaaagtcgtggtaagcaagcagtaaacattgaagcaaacgtaattcattaacaaatcctccattgacatgttgtacttagcgagggaggcaagtaggataagcacgttgacaattgctagtgagttttacaatgactgatgaacactcaccctcccctaaagaggtttttatgtaattatcatcctagcactaggaaacatcaaagtgaccgaggagtctactgtcttatttggcttacaaagactctactaacagaaaataaccctacactagtatttacatgatggaaacccatcctaagcacacgagataagcggtcacaggtaagcataatgccctgaacaagcttagctcatgacacgCGGCATGACATGAAGCTCACCATCTGACCGCAAGTGGGAACAGGCCATCGTCGCCATCAGAAGGCAGATGTGACAGGCCAACTCTAATTGGAGCAAGAAAGGGCATGCGCTCCCATGCCCAAACCTACAGAAGGAATAGCGCACCTCCAACTGATTGCGCCTGCCCACGAACAATCTAGCACATCTCTCTATACAGTCATACAAGGGCAACACTACCCCAACCATACGTTGATGCCCTCTCCAAGTCACTCAGCAGCGGGAGGAACATCAGCGACACATAGTATTGCAACTTGTTCACGAACAACAAGCCGCACATTAGACGTAGTATGTACCCTCGAACGTACTGTAATACAGCCTTCTCAGATGCTTCATCAGCAAGATTAGGTAAGTTCCCATCCATCCATGCCATAGACAAGAACGCACCGTTTCATCTGCTCCGGCCAGTGGGGGGTTGCATCCAAGTAAACTTTGACACAGCATCTCCCAATCTTGCTACATCGTGTCCATAACAGCGTCGCCATCAAGGGGTAATCTTGTGATGATTGCAACATCCTGCAATGTTATCATCGTCTCGCCGCAAGGAAAATGAAATATGTGCGTCTCAGGCCTCCAACGCTCCAACAATGCACtaattaagtgatggtctaagcGAATGTACCGAATCTAGTACAGTGGATAGAACCCTGCTCATTGAATCCATGGAATACTTCTAGGATGGGCATGCCACATAGTCTCTAATGTGCGCACACACTGATGCCCTTTAAAGGTGTCAGAATAATCCTCCTCTCATGCCCTGTACAAAGGATGTACAGTCCCCAATGTCAATATAGATGAATCAAGTGGACCAACTCCATCTCTGTGTTAAATATAGAGGGGAGTGTGCAGAATAAATATTTATCAGTTGGAGGGCAGATGGAGGATGATATGAATTAAATCATTTGGAGgatgatatgaatatatatagacAAAAAAATTTACCAAACCTTAAAAGTCGGTTTGgtcactttttaaaaaaattaaaaaaattttaccaaaccgacttttgaaaagtcggtttgctcacttttaaaaaaaataataatttacacCCTTTACGTACGCATGGTCATGCCATGCATGCAAAACCAGCCCCCCTCCCCTtttgtcttctctctctctctccccattcCATCTCCCAGGCAACctcccctcttctctctctcctttttcccCCTCCTGACACGTCCCTCgcccctttattttttttttctgtgcaATCAGACCCCACCTCTTCTCTCTCCCCTCTCCCATCTCTGTTTCCCCCTGCGCTTGCGCCTGACAGGCTCACTCCCCCAGCCCCCCTTGCAATCAGATCCCCTCCTGCGAAGTAccccctcccctctctctcctctctcctctctcccctcATTAATGCACTGACAAGtcaaaaataagaaatttattgCTAACAACGACATGATCTGGccgcaagttttttttttttttttttttaagcccaAGCCgattttccaaaagtcggttgggtataattttgtaattttttcccAATTCAGTCATtattgtgttttttgttttttttattaatattttggtaaaaaactcaATGAACAAGCATAGTTACAATCATCTACAAACTTCCAGCTAGATGCATGGACATAATGTCAAAAGAGAGAATGTATTACCATATGTAAGATTGCAAGATTGCAAAATAGAAAggttaaagaatttaaaaatataatatcttTAACATTTTCATCTTAATTACATTTTCTTGTAAAGCAATTGCTATTTTTCTTGCTCCTGCATTGTTTAATTAACAGTTTAAATGTCTTCATCGATTTTAATTTCTTTGGCCCTCGTCTTCCCCTTGTTGGGGTCACTTTATTCTTTCACTTTTTTCCAAgttctttattatttattacctCATCTAGCCCATGTGAGTGTTTTGCTTTATCACATAGTTTTGTCAAACGTCATTGTTAATGGTCATTTgatcatttagcattattagcaCATGCTAGAGTTATGTTAGTATGTGAGAGTGAGGGTACAATGGTTATTGGTATTgtatttgacatatattataagtaGAGGGAGAGACCTAACATTGAGgtaaggtcttccattttacccaattattcaacattatatcaaagcaagattcaACCTACACCCTAATTGCATGATGCCGctaactcaaaccctaaacatcataataCCACGCAACCTACTGCTGTAGAAGGGTTGTCAGCATTACCAAAGTTGATGAACAGGTTCAGCAGTTCCCAGAAAAAGCTGCAGTAGCCATAAAAATCCTGGATGCTGTTGTCCTCTCAACAACTAAAGAAATACCtcatattttccaaaattaacCACATAGCAAGCCACAGAACATGCCGATCTGCCAGCCCTCAAAATTTCACAGCCAGAGGAGCCTCCACGTGCCGCCACGCACCGGCGCAACCAAAAGATGGCAATGCCGATCCCACACGCCGGTGCGTGAGACACTCCTGAGCAGCCATTTTGCTCCAATTTTCCTCCCAAATTTCTTGAATCCTTCCTCACACCATAATACCAAGTTGTTTGTCATCTTTTTTGTCCAAAGATATCACCTTTTCTAGTTGCTCATGTGCGGCATTTCGAGATTGATTGCTTGCTAATGCCTGAAGTTGTTGGTCAATGTTTATAGAGTTCATTTAGGCCTGAAACAGTGGTATTGTCGTGTTCTTGATTCACTTTTATCTTTCTTGTCCATTGTGCGCTTGTGATTTGCTCTAGTTGTCCAACATTGTATGTTAGGATGGTGCCCATGAATTCCAGGAGGATGTTGTTTGCTGTGTACTTCTGATTTTCTACTGTATAGAGGTTGTTTGGCACTGTTAGAGCTGTGTGTTGATTTCTTGGGAGCAGTGGCAGCATTTACACATTGATTTTGTAAGGTTGTGGCAGTGCTATGTCCAGTTGTTGGCGACTCATCCGTGGTTGAATCAGCGGTTGACTCATTTTTGTTTGGTCCAATTGATCTAGAACTCACTTGTGATGTTTCGGTTAGTCCAAAAGTTCCCTTTGGAATCCCAGGAGCATTTTGTTCACTGTGTATTTCAAATTTGCTGCTGTATCAAGGTTGTGTGTGTCTTGGTATGGCGTTCTCAAATCCCAAAAGTGTGTTTCCATCATTAGGCATTTGTTTAGACAAACAACATACTATTAACTATCGCGGAGGAACAATATTGAAGGTTCCTACTATATCAAACATCCCAAAAAGCATCTCATCATATTGCATCTTTTGCTTAGAAGGGTAATCCTACCTGGTACCTCTGCCACTAGTCCTTGGATTATCGACTATGCTACTACTGACTATATTACAGgtgtaaccaacttcttttctgccctccagtatcctaaaaatctacttCAAGTTACCCTTATTGATGGTTCCATAACTACAATTAGGGGGATGAGAACAGTAAATCTACTCCCTTGatctctctttcttcctttttatacattcctaagtcccctttcaatctcatgttagttagtaagcttacaaaggcaCTAAATTGTTCTATAACCTTTTTTCCTGATTTTGTGACTATTCGAGATCAAAAAATATGGAAGATAAATGGCACAGGACATGACTAGTGAGGCTCATGGACTATACTAATTTGAGTTGTTCTTTTCTCCCTTGTACAACAGCTACTACGCTGTGTAAATCCATTGTCGACTTGATCATCCATTTTTGGACAAATTAAAATTAGCTAGTTACTACCTTGGgttttgtgtctagtcttgagtgtgagtcttgtcaattggcaAAACACTATCATGTCCCCTTTGCTTCCCAAGTAAACAAACAGGAAAATAATCCTTTCATGCTCGTCCATTCTGACATTTGGGATCCTAGTCGTGTCACATCAAACTTGGGGTTTCAATATTTTGTTTACATTTGTCGTGAGTACTCCAacatgacttggttgtatttaacgAAAGATCAATCTAAgttggttaatattttttgtCTTCTGCTTTCAAATAAAGACTTAGTTTGATATGATACTCCATAGtaataatgctaaggagtactttagAACCCAATTCAATACCTTATACTACTAATTCTAGTATGATCCATCAATTATATTTTGCctacactccacaacaaaatggagttgcagaacaaaaaaacagacatattcttgaagtcactcataccctattgtatcaaacaAATGTCTCCAAAGTTTaaaaaacagacatattcttgaagtcactcataCCCTATTGCATCAAATGAATGtctccaaagttttttggagtgatgtcaaGCTTCCTACTTGCTCTCTTATTAATTATTATcctctgtccttggtggtaaaatcccatattcagttgTCTTCCTTAAGGCTCCTATGTTCTTCCCTCCTTCTCATATATTTGATTGTGTGTCTTACTGTCTTTTGTCCATCAATTAACtccaggaatggataagttggatcgcCGCGCTaccaaatgtatttttctaggctattcatatactcaaaagggatatcgattTTATAGCCCTACTTAACATCGAttctttgtcattgttgatgtcACCATTTTTttagtctacaccatactactttgATTCCTTGAGTTATGCTAACCTTAACGAGTCCCTTCCTCTGTCTTGTCTTCCAGATCCTAACTTGATATTTGTGCCCAATCCTCCAACATCTTCATCCATTTTGAGTTCTTCTGGTTATTTGGATCGTTCCAATCTGCAGGTATACACAGGGcaactcaagggaggagagcctcctctaGTTTCTAATTCTACCCCTTTAGTTCCCTTGTTAGATGATCTATTTCCCAAGATGTTAACCCTCCCATTGTTGTTCGAAAAGGTAAATGAAATTGTACCCAACATCTAATCTCTAGTTTTgttttgttatgatttcttgtcaccctcatattactgttttgttagtacttcTTATGTTGCTCTTACAAAATCTATTACTGAACCCTTATCCCATTCTAGATGGAGGAATGCAATGAATGAAGAGAAGCACGCACTACAGGATAGTGATATTTAGGaattggtacctcttcctcctaataagtttgtggttggttgtcattGGGTGTATACTATGAAAGTCAATTCAAATGGTTTTGTGGCCAGACTAAAGGCCCACCTCGTTGCTAAGGAATATATTCAAGTGTATGGTTGGGATTATTTATAATCCTATTGCTAAACTTGCTTCTATACGTTTGTTCATCTCCCTAACtactacttgtcattggcctctacatcagttaaATGTGAAGAATattttcctacatggtgatcttcaaaAGGAGGTTtacatggagcaaccacttgggtttgttgctcagagGCAGTCAGGCATACTATGTTGGCTCAAAAAATCATTATATgctttaaaacagtctccaagagcATGATTCGGACGATTCAATGTTGTTGCACT
It contains:
- the LOC131153138 gene encoding uncharacterized protein LOC131153138 isoform X1, which translates into the protein MEEVHKRLDECDGKEKETDRRTSSYLSIDILGMIMEQIHLSDQIHVRAVCSGWRRVQFSQVIPVNKLPCLMTHKWVWDGNILSICKFHLASVNVTCSIKHIMTQEDRGDIFGASICASKYGWLLVQKFTDPFVYNPFSGEIIRLPKLSITFNRATFSSIPTAQDCMYFVLQSSKSDQLIVICIYCNGDQEWKCILSISFPRLQLVESDGELLLVCYSEHLHVFRYYWLHRTWVKLNSLGNQVFFLGVSSFSLSAGEETELADRIYFLCGQQNCYYSLRTLTYHRNTVFSPQAIDRSQECTWIEPRFTAFPFIEGEDLAPIIALSSGSGEQQSLPSISDSTPGQSVSSSQSLFPLMGRLLSVFFQVSHHQD
- the LOC131153138 gene encoding uncharacterized protein LOC131153138 isoform X2; protein product: MEEVHKRLDECDGKEKETDRRTSSYLSIDILGMIMEQIHLSDQIHVRAVCSGWRRVQFSQVIPVNKLPCLMTHKWVWDGNILSICKFHLASVNVTCSIKHIMTQEDRGDIFGASICASKYGWLLVQKFTDPFVYNPFSGEIIRLPKLSITFNRATFSSIPTAQDCMYFVLQSSKSDQLIVICIYCNGDQEWKCILSISFPRYYWLHRTWVKLNSLGNQVFFLGVSSFSLSAGEETELADRIYFLCGQQNCYYSLRTLTYHRNTVFSPQAIDRSQECTWIEPRFTAFPFIEGEDLAPIIALSSGSGEQQSLPSISDSTPGQSVSSSQSLFPLMGRLLSVFFQVSHHQD
- the LOC131153138 gene encoding uncharacterized protein LOC131153138 isoform X7 — translated: MEEVHKRLDECDGKEKETDRRTSSYLSIDILGMIMEQIHLSDQIHVRAVCSGWRRVQFSQVIPVLLAAQDMGQAEQLRKSGILYLVRRLSIGRRNVHGLNQGSQHFHLLKGKILPLSLPYPVAQENNNLSPQSLIRHLDSLSLLLNLSFP
- the LOC131153138 gene encoding uncharacterized protein LOC131153138 isoform X6; amino-acid sequence: MEEVHKRLDECDGKEKETDRRTSSYLSIDILGMIMEQIHLSDQIHVRAVCSGWRRVQFSQVIPVLLAAQDMGQAEQLRKSGPLHITGILYLVRRLSIGRRNVHGLNQGSQHFHLLKGKILPLSLPYPVAQENNNLSPQSLIRHLDSLSLLLNLSFP
- the LOC131153138 gene encoding uncharacterized protein LOC131153138 isoform X10, which translates into the protein MNVMARKKKQIEGHRLTSPLIFWVLLAAQDMGQAEQLRKSGILYLVRRLSIGRRNVHGLNQGSQHFHLLKGKILPLSLPYPVAQENNNLSPQSLIRHLDSLSLLLNLSFP
- the LOC131153138 gene encoding uncharacterized protein LOC131153138 isoform X9; amino-acid sequence: MNVMARKKKQIEGHRLTSPLIFWVLLAAQDMGQAEQLRKSGPLHITGILYLVRRLSIGRRNVHGLNQGSQHFHLLKGKILPLSLPYPVAQENNNLSPQSLIRHLDSLSLLLNLSFP
- the LOC131153138 gene encoding uncharacterized protein LOC131153138 isoform X11, coding for MNVMARKKKQIEGHRLTSPLIFWVLLAAQDMGQAEQLRKSVRRLSIGRRNVHGLNQGSQHFHLLKGKILPLSLPYPVAQENNNLSPQSLIRHLDSLSLLLNLSFP
- the LOC131153138 gene encoding uncharacterized protein LOC131153138 isoform X8, translating into MEEVHKRLDECDGKEKETDRRTSSYLSIDILGMIMEQIHLSDQIHVRAVCSGWRRVQFSQVIPVLLAAQDMGQAEQLRKSVRRLSIGRRNVHGLNQGSQHFHLLKGKILPLSLPYPVAQENNNLSPQSLIRHLDSLSLLLNLSFP
- the LOC131153138 gene encoding F-box protein At4g00893-like isoform X4 gives rise to the protein MEEVHKRLDECDGKEKETDRRTSSYLSIDILGMIMEQIHLSDQIHVRAVCSGWRRVQFSQVIPVNKLPCLMTHKWVWDGNILSICKFHLASVNVTCSIKHIMTQEDRGDIFGASICASKYGWLLVQKFTDPFVYNPFSGEIIRLPKLSITFNRATFSSIPTAQDCMYFVLQSSKSDQLIVICIYCNGDQEWKCILSISFPRYYWLHRTWVKLNSLGNQVFFLGVSSFSLSAGEETELADRIYFLCGQQNCYYSLRTLTYHRNTVFSPQAIDRSQECTWIEPREEG
- the LOC131153138 gene encoding uncharacterized protein LOC131153138 isoform X3, yielding MEEVHKRLDECDGKEKETDRRTSSYLSIDILGMIMEQIHLSDQIHVRAVCSGWRRVQFSQVIPVNKLPCLMTHKWVWDGNILSICKFHLASVNVTCSIKHIMTQEDRGDIFGASICASKYGWLLVQKFTDPFVYNPFSGEIIRLPKLSITFNRATFSSIPTAQDCMYFVLQSSKSDQLIVICIYCNGDQEWKCILSISFPRYYWLHRTWVKLNSLGNQVFFLGVSSFSLSAGEETELADRIYFLCGQQNCYYSLRTLTYHRNTVFSPQAIDRSQECTWIEPRYTFCASLLRLFVKQIPILTVVFTLLYWEIEVVFLYD
- the LOC131153138 gene encoding F-box protein At4g12382-like isoform X5, with the translated sequence MEEVHKRLDECDGKEKETDRRTSSYLSIDILGMIMEQIHLSDQIHVRAVCSGWRRVQFSQVIPVNKLPCLMTHKWVWDGNILSICKFHLASVNVTCSIKHIMTQEDRGDIFGASICASKYGWLLVQKFTDPFVYNPFSGEIIRLPKLSITFNRATFSSIPTAQDCMYFVLQSSKSDQLIVICIYCNGDQEWKCILSISFPRYYWLHRTWVKLNSLGNQSAGYR